In a genomic window of Roseiflexus castenholzii DSM 13941:
- a CDS encoding DUF1385 domain-containing protein, translated as MSEQSFSYGGQAVLEGVMMRGLRQATVAVRTPSGEIVFRHEPLNVERRRMWETLPFLRGILMLWDTLSLGIRALNFSASAALGEEEQPQSKGAIALTLIVSLAFAFGLFFVAPLLIASLIERLGATPLMRDAAEGFIQLAIFIGYLTLIGRMPDIQRTFGYHGAEHKTINAYEAGAPLTVESVRSFSLLHPRCGTSFLLVVVVLSIPFFALFSSLPLSERLLSRIILVPVIAAVSYELLRLSAANFHRGWVRRLIAPSLALQRLTTREPDDTMIAVAIAALIPALAADGVVPAAFDASLAHGVARPPADAALA; from the coding sequence ATGAGTGAGCAATCATTTTCGTATGGCGGTCAGGCCGTTCTTGAAGGCGTTATGATGCGCGGCTTACGCCAGGCAACGGTTGCCGTGCGCACCCCATCGGGGGAGATTGTCTTTCGCCACGAACCGCTGAATGTCGAGCGTCGCCGTATGTGGGAAACTCTGCCATTCCTGCGCGGCATTTTGATGCTGTGGGATACGCTGAGCCTCGGCATTCGAGCGCTCAATTTCTCCGCCAGCGCCGCCCTCGGCGAAGAAGAACAGCCTCAGTCAAAAGGCGCGATTGCGCTGACTCTGATAGTGTCGCTGGCATTCGCATTTGGGTTGTTTTTTGTGGCGCCGCTCCTGATTGCCAGCCTGATCGAGCGCCTGGGAGCAACACCGCTCATGCGCGACGCAGCGGAAGGGTTCATTCAACTCGCCATCTTTATCGGCTATCTGACGCTTATCGGGCGAATGCCGGATATTCAGCGCACATTCGGGTATCACGGCGCTGAGCACAAGACGATTAACGCCTATGAAGCCGGCGCGCCGTTGACTGTCGAATCGGTGCGTTCGTTTTCCCTGTTGCATCCCCGCTGCGGCACAAGTTTCCTGCTCGTCGTCGTTGTGTTGAGCATCCCGTTCTTCGCGCTCTTCAGCAGTCTGCCGCTCAGCGAACGGTTGCTCTCGCGCATCATTTTAGTGCCGGTCATCGCAGCAGTTTCCTATGAACTGTTGCGCCTGTCAGCAGCGAACTTCCATCGTGGCTGGGTGAGGCGTTTGATTGCGCCATCACTGGCGTTGCAGCGCCTGACCACCCGCGAACCCGATGATACAATGATAGCAGTGGCAATCGCCGCCTTGATACCGGCGCTTGCCGCCGATGGCGTTGTTCCTGCGGCGTTCGACGCATCGCTGGCGCACGGCGTGGCGCGACCGCCTGCTGATGCCGCGCTCGCATAA
- a CDS encoding DUF4388 domain-containing protein: MPLVGNIRDFGLSDFLYLVDRGYKTGCLHLSRADELASLYFEKGKLITATRKDDNVPVTELLVRKGKLTPVQAAQAAQAHQSQNGVSLSQVLVNLELIGRDELQRILQQHIEESVYALFGWNEGEFRFEQGQRPEPTAPIMPTPLAVEHLIMEGVRRIDEWGRIKDRIPNTDLIVRFIEQPIERTKGINLAADEWRVFARINGKDTLAEIARKTGMSEFDVCRIVYGFLTAGLVDVIRKPAPVPMLATGRPLAEAPRVKKSLVTRIINRIRGM; encoded by the coding sequence ATGCCGCTGGTCGGTAACATCCGCGATTTTGGTCTCTCGGACTTCCTGTACCTCGTTGACCGGGGCTATAAGACCGGGTGCCTGCACCTGAGCCGCGCCGATGAACTGGCGTCGCTCTATTTCGAGAAGGGGAAACTGATCACCGCAACCCGCAAGGACGATAACGTGCCAGTCACCGAGCTGCTCGTCCGCAAAGGGAAACTGACACCGGTGCAGGCAGCGCAGGCGGCGCAGGCGCACCAGAGTCAGAACGGCGTCAGCCTGTCGCAGGTGCTCGTGAACCTGGAATTGATCGGACGCGATGAATTACAGCGCATCCTGCAACAGCATATCGAGGAATCGGTGTATGCGCTGTTCGGTTGGAATGAGGGCGAATTTCGCTTTGAACAAGGGCAACGCCCGGAACCGACCGCGCCGATCATGCCAACCCCTCTGGCAGTTGAGCACCTGATTATGGAAGGTGTGCGACGTATCGATGAATGGGGACGGATCAAGGATCGTATTCCGAATACCGACCTGATCGTGCGATTTATCGAGCAACCCATCGAGCGCACCAAAGGGATCAACCTTGCTGCTGACGAGTGGCGCGTGTTTGCACGGATCAATGGCAAAGACACGCTGGCGGAGATTGCCCGAAAGACGGGAATGAGCGAATTCGATGTCTGCCGTATTGTCTATGGCTTCCTCACCGCCGGGTTGGTCGATGTGATTCGCAAGCCGGCGCCGGTGCCGATGCTGGCCACGGGTCGCCCCCTGGCAGAGGCGCCACGTGTCAAGAAAAGTCTGGTCACTCGCATTATCAACCGCATTCGTGGTATGTAA
- a CDS encoding GTP-binding protein — translation MQTVKMVISGAVNAGKTEFIKTISEIEVVSTERPATDDTRLIKKETTVAMDFGRIAIGDDLVLHLFGTPGQKRFDFMWEILSEGMLGLVILVDSTRPETFRETNRIIDFFMSYRETPYVVAANKQDRPNAWSPEELRLALRLPSHIKVLPCMATERESVKNVLLELLDVIMQRSED, via the coding sequence GTGCAGACGGTAAAAATGGTTATCAGCGGCGCAGTCAACGCCGGAAAAACCGAGTTCATCAAGACGATCAGCGAAATCGAAGTGGTTTCGACCGAACGTCCCGCAACTGATGATACCCGGCTGATTAAGAAGGAAACGACAGTTGCTATGGACTTCGGGCGCATTGCCATCGGCGATGACCTGGTGCTGCACCTGTTCGGCACGCCAGGGCAGAAGCGATTCGATTTTATGTGGGAAATCCTCTCGGAGGGGATGCTGGGGCTGGTCATCCTTGTCGATAGTACGCGCCCCGAAACATTTCGCGAAACCAATCGCATCATTGATTTCTTTATGTCGTACCGTGAGACCCCCTACGTGGTGGCAGCCAATAAGCAGGATCGCCCCAACGCCTGGTCGCCGGAAGAGTTGCGCCTGGCGCTGCGCCTTCCTTCCCATATCAAAGTGTTGCCCTGCATGGCGACGGAGCGTGAGAGTGTCAAGAATGTGTTGCTCGAATTGCTCGATGTCATCATGCAGCGCAGCGAGGATTAA
- a CDS encoding metal ABC transporter ATP-binding protein — MTSEQLAIQVTDLTVAYRDKPVLWDIDLTVPGGVLMGIIGPNGAGKTTLLKTILGLIRPAAGQVLIYGKPYAEQRRLVAYVPQRSSVDWDFPASVLDVVMMGRYGALGWFRRPGKREHELAHEALTRVGMQEFAHRQISQLSGGQQQRVFLARALVQDAQVYFMDEPFQGVDATTERAIVGLLQDLRAAGKTVVVVHHDLQTVAEYFDWVALLNVRLVASGPVAEAFTEAALRAAYGGRIAFLEGQFPGAVAGEQRARIVVSP, encoded by the coding sequence ATGACCAGCGAACAACTAGCCATTCAAGTGACCGATCTGACCGTCGCATACCGCGACAAACCGGTACTTTGGGATATTGATCTGACCGTGCCAGGTGGCGTGTTGATGGGGATCATCGGACCGAATGGCGCCGGGAAAACAACGTTACTCAAGACCATCCTGGGTCTCATCCGTCCGGCTGCCGGGCAGGTGTTGATCTACGGCAAACCATATGCCGAACAGCGCCGACTGGTAGCGTATGTGCCGCAGCGCAGCAGCGTCGATTGGGATTTTCCAGCCAGCGTGCTCGATGTGGTTATGATGGGGCGATATGGCGCGCTTGGATGGTTCCGCCGCCCAGGAAAACGCGAACACGAACTGGCACACGAGGCGCTGACCCGTGTCGGGATGCAGGAGTTTGCCCATCGCCAGATCAGCCAGCTATCCGGTGGGCAACAGCAGCGCGTCTTTCTGGCGCGCGCACTGGTGCAGGACGCACAGGTCTATTTCATGGACGAGCCGTTTCAGGGGGTTGATGCGACCACCGAGCGGGCAATCGTCGGATTGCTCCAGGATTTGCGCGCCGCCGGAAAAACCGTTGTCGTCGTACACCACGATCTGCAAACAGTCGCCGAGTACTTCGACTGGGTCGCGTTGCTCAATGTGCGGTTGGTCGCCAGCGGTCCGGTTGCAGAGGCGTTTACCGAAGCCGCGTTGCGCGCCGCATATGGCGGGCGAATTGCGTTTCTCGAAGGGCAGTTTCCTGGCGCAGTCGCCGGTGAGCAACGCGCCAGAATTGTCGTTTCACCTTGA
- a CDS encoding IS701 family transposase, with translation MRNLPRAIIPVLRKFELLFSERVWEWAKILLIGAILAPGKRTVTSALRVMGLSDDAQFQNYHRVLNRAVWSPYAASRILLRLLVDAFVPSDTAIVLGLDDHIERRRGAKIKAKGIYRDPVRSSRSFFVKTSGLRWLCLMLLAPIPWAQRVWALPFLTVLAPSERYHQELGKRHKQLTDWARQIIFQVRQWLPERVLVVVADSSYAALELLAACQGLPNPVTVVTRLRLDAALYDTAYVHPAGRPGRPRKKGARQPTLEQRLSDPTTDWQHTSVRWYGGTTRTVRLASATAVWYHSGLPPVSIRWVLITDPDGKFEAQALLSTNPAATPKEIVEWFVMRWQVEVTFEEARAHLGIETQRQWSDLAILRTTPVLLGLFSLVTLFAHHLLQAGELPVRQAAWYTKALPTFSDTLAFVRKQLWPVTISWMSPAEADMVKIPKSLLVRLTDALAYAA, from the coding sequence ATGCGCAACCTGCCACGAGCGATTATACCGGTCCTCCGCAAGTTCGAGTTGCTGTTTAGCGAGCGTGTATGGGAATGGGCGAAGATACTGCTCATCGGCGCCATCCTAGCCCCCGGCAAGCGCACGGTCACTTCGGCGCTGCGGGTGATGGGGCTGAGCGACGATGCGCAATTCCAGAACTACCATCGCGTCCTCAACCGCGCCGTCTGGTCGCCCTACGCCGCCAGCCGCATCCTGCTGCGCCTGCTCGTCGACGCCTTCGTTCCGTCCGATACGGCTATCGTGCTCGGCCTCGACGACCATATCGAGCGCCGGCGCGGGGCCAAGATCAAGGCCAAGGGGATCTACCGCGACCCTGTCCGCTCGTCGCGCTCGTTCTTCGTCAAGACCAGCGGCCTGCGCTGGTTGTGTCTGATGCTGCTCGCCCCCATCCCTTGGGCCCAGCGTGTTTGGGCCTTGCCCTTTCTGACCGTCCTGGCGCCCTCCGAGCGCTACCATCAGGAGCTCGGCAAGCGCCACAAACAGCTCACCGACTGGGCGCGTCAGATCATCTTCCAAGTCCGTCAGTGGCTGCCCGAGCGCGTGCTGGTCGTTGTGGCCGACAGCAGCTACGCCGCGCTCGAACTGCTTGCCGCCTGCCAGGGCTTGCCCAACCCCGTTACCGTGGTCACGCGCTTGCGCTTGGATGCGGCCTTGTACGACACGGCGTACGTGCACCCAGCAGGGCGACCCGGTCGGCCGCGCAAGAAAGGCGCACGGCAGCCGACCCTGGAGCAGCGGCTCAGCGACCCGACCACAGACTGGCAGCACACGAGCGTGCGTTGGTATGGCGGAACGACGCGAACGGTGCGGCTGGCATCGGCAACGGCGGTCTGGTATCACAGTGGCTTGCCGCCGGTGAGCATTCGCTGGGTGCTCATTACCGACCCCGATGGGAAGTTTGAGGCCCAGGCGCTGCTGAGCACGAACCCGGCGGCTACCCCCAAGGAGATTGTGGAGTGGTTCGTGATGCGCTGGCAGGTGGAGGTCACGTTCGAGGAAGCGCGAGCACACTTGGGCATCGAGACCCAGCGCCAGTGGTCGGACCTGGCGATCCTGCGTACGACACCGGTGCTGTTGGGGTTGTTCTCGCTCGTGACGCTGTTCGCCCATCACCTACTCCAAGCAGGCGAGTTGCCCGTGAGGCAGGCGGCCTGGTACACCAAGGCGCTGCCGACCTTCAGCGACACACTGGCCTTCGTCCGCAAGCAGCTCTGGCCGGTCACCATTTCTTGGATGTCGCCTGCGGAAGCCGACATGGTCAAAATCCCGAAGTCGTTACTTGTTCGCCTGACTGATGCGCTCGCCTATGCTGCGTGA
- a CDS encoding sortase, with amino-acid sequence MTTQSDDETLLETLINAPLPPARLWQKPAVLRSLDEHRHQALSGYRLRTWVDHWLHRAERLFGIAALLIFGWWVVDGPVRDWWYAQQVTRHAPPVESAPRPMVVVRPPAAVERVIPADVPLPFTTPDMRQSPAEGFLAPRSPVEAVEEQGTPLPRRLIIPAIGLDTPVVEVFIVDGAWQVADYAAGYLHGTGLPGDPGNLALAGHAGLRGAVFRDLGRLTPGADIFVDAGTWRYQYRVRDMRDVWPTDVDVLDPTPTPTITLITCTNWDIQRLIVIGDLVGAQPLTGE; translated from the coding sequence GTGACAACGCAATCAGACGACGAAACCCTTCTTGAAACGCTGATCAACGCGCCGCTGCCGCCAGCCCGATTGTGGCAAAAGCCAGCAGTGTTGCGTTCCTTAGATGAGCACCGTCATCAAGCGCTGAGCGGATACCGCCTGCGCACATGGGTTGATCACTGGCTCCATCGCGCGGAACGTTTGTTTGGCATTGCAGCGCTTCTCATCTTTGGCTGGTGGGTTGTGGACGGACCGGTGCGCGACTGGTGGTACGCGCAGCAGGTGACGCGGCACGCGCCGCCAGTTGAATCGGCTCCGCGACCAATGGTGGTTGTTCGTCCGCCGGCAGCGGTCGAACGTGTTATTCCTGCGGATGTGCCGCTTCCGTTCACAACGCCGGATATGCGCCAGTCCCCCGCTGAAGGATTTCTGGCGCCGCGCTCGCCGGTCGAAGCCGTGGAAGAGCAGGGGACGCCGTTGCCTCGTCGTCTGATCATTCCCGCGATTGGTCTCGATACGCCGGTCGTTGAAGTCTTTATCGTTGATGGCGCCTGGCAGGTCGCTGATTATGCCGCAGGGTATCTCCACGGCACCGGTTTGCCCGGCGATCCCGGCAACCTGGCGCTGGCGGGTCACGCCGGTCTGCGTGGCGCGGTCTTTCGCGATCTGGGACGTTTGACTCCCGGAGCGGATATTTTCGTTGATGCCGGAACATGGCGCTATCAATATCGCGTTCGTGATATGCGCGATGTCTGGCCCACAGATGTCGATGTGCTCGATCCAACGCCAACACCGACGATTACCCTGATCACCTGCACCAACTGGGACATCCAGCGCCTGATTGTCATTGGTGATCTGGTCGGAGCGCAGCCGCTGACAGGCGAATAG
- a CDS encoding nucleotidyltransferase family protein: MTPEQFRSFASAVRNGAGHLGSDIRVQGSRTAGTARPDSDIDIAIRVSPERFNQLIRERFGTPNPGSAKEHTMLHALEERFGYPVDISVIREGGPFDRGPWVPLPNE; this comes from the coding sequence ATGACTCCTGAACAGTTTCGGTCATTTGCGTCCGCAGTGCGCAATGGTGCAGGACACCTTGGGTCGGATATTCGGGTGCAAGGGAGTCGTACGGCGGGCACAGCACGACCTGACTCGGATATTGATATCGCGATTCGTGTATCGCCCGAACGGTTCAATCAGCTTATACGAGAGCGATTCGGAACACCCAATCCGGGCAGTGCGAAAGAGCATACCATGCTGCACGCGCTGGAAGAGCGATTTGGGTATCCAGTTGATATCTCGGTGATTCGTGAGGGCGGACCGTTTGATCGAGGTCCCTGGGTACCGCTACCAAACGAATAA
- a CDS encoding DUF2085 domain-containing protein, with translation MHDEPAASGEIPAEQIIAQAYALRAARAEAALAQRTAQERRWRIIFFFTLLALIAAVFFVPAPTLEKKLILVLSGVCAQQHNLVVGGIQLPLCARDTGMYLSLLTTLSVLTLYGRGKAGGLPPWPMLAILVGLVLTMAVDGINSTINEIGMTPWYEPRNDLRAATGMGAGVGLAVTLMLLFNRSLRRDVDETLPVVGQWRELGTIILIDAVLLAAILLDVGFLAWPLALLDVIGVSGTLFVTALTATAVVMNYDGTITRLAHLARPATFALILTGAFLAGMAWLRTALIGG, from the coding sequence ATGCACGACGAACCCGCAGCATCCGGCGAGATACCGGCTGAACAGATCATTGCGCAAGCGTATGCGCTTCGAGCGGCGCGCGCTGAGGCTGCGCTGGCGCAACGCACAGCACAGGAACGCCGCTGGCGAATAATCTTTTTCTTCACACTGCTGGCGCTGATCGCCGCAGTATTCTTTGTTCCCGCGCCAACGTTGGAAAAGAAATTAATTCTTGTGCTGAGCGGGGTCTGTGCGCAGCAGCACAACCTGGTCGTCGGCGGCATTCAACTGCCCCTCTGCGCGCGCGACACAGGGATGTACCTCAGTCTGCTGACGACGCTGAGCGTGTTGACGCTCTACGGTCGGGGGAAGGCTGGCGGACTGCCACCCTGGCCTATGCTGGCAATACTGGTCGGGCTTGTACTCACTATGGCGGTCGATGGGATCAATTCGACGATCAACGAGATCGGGATGACACCCTGGTATGAGCCGCGCAACGACCTGCGCGCCGCAACGGGCATGGGCGCCGGCGTGGGGCTGGCGGTGACGCTGATGCTCCTCTTCAATCGCTCGCTGCGGCGCGACGTCGATGAAACGCTGCCGGTAGTGGGGCAGTGGCGCGAACTGGGGACGATCATCCTGATCGATGCTGTTCTTCTCGCCGCAATACTGCTTGATGTCGGGTTTCTGGCGTGGCCCCTGGCGCTGCTCGATGTTATCGGGGTGAGCGGGACGCTGTTCGTGACGGCATTGACCGCAACCGCAGTCGTTATGAACTATGATGGAACTATCACACGCCTGGCACACCTGGCGCGACCGGCGACCTTTGCATTGATCCTGACCGGCGCGTTCCTGGCAGGGATGGCGTGGCTTCGCACCGCGCTCATCGGCGGTTGA
- the pth gene encoding aminoacyl-tRNA hydrolase, whose product MWLIVGLGNPGETYARTRHNIGFRVVTELAQRHHLRFTHKRAKAEIAEGEIAGQRVALALPQTYMNLSGQAVVGLRQWYKIDPATELLVVYDDVDLPFGVLRLRERGSAGTHNGMRSIVALLGSQVFPRLRIGIDRPPVAWNLADYVLARFTPEQEAQLPEVTRRAADALELVLREGIVVAMNRINAPPPKPEKKRGSETSDPSAESADHAGGG is encoded by the coding sequence GTGTGGCTGATTGTCGGTCTCGGCAATCCGGGCGAAACGTATGCCCGGACGCGCCATAATATCGGGTTTCGCGTGGTGACGGAACTGGCGCAGCGGCATCATCTCCGGTTTACACATAAACGCGCAAAAGCGGAGATTGCCGAAGGAGAAATTGCCGGTCAGCGCGTGGCGCTTGCGCTGCCGCAGACGTATATGAACCTGAGCGGGCAGGCGGTCGTCGGGTTGCGCCAGTGGTACAAGATCGATCCGGCGACTGAGTTGCTGGTGGTGTATGACGATGTTGATCTGCCGTTCGGCGTGCTTCGCCTGCGCGAGCGCGGCAGCGCCGGAACACACAACGGCATGCGGTCAATCGTCGCGCTTCTGGGGTCGCAGGTTTTTCCTCGATTGCGGATTGGCATTGATCGTCCGCCGGTCGCGTGGAACCTGGCGGACTATGTGTTGGCGCGGTTCACCCCTGAGCAAGAGGCACAGTTGCCGGAGGTCACTCGGCGCGCGGCAGATGCGCTGGAGTTGGTGCTCCGTGAAGGCATCGTTGTTGCGATGAATCGGATCAATGCCCCGCCGCCGAAACCAGAAAAAAAGCGTGGGTCAGAGACCTCCGACCCATCCGCCGAAAGCGCAGACCATGCAGGCGGCGGTTAA
- a CDS encoding iron chelate uptake ABC transporter family permease subunit, translating to MSPLTEIILIAMVTAVACALPGAFLVLRRVAMISDAITHTVLLGIVLAFFVVRDTTSPLLVMAAATAGVATVALIELLNQTGRVREDAAIGLVFPFLFSIAVILIAQYAGNVHLDVDAVLLGELAFAPLDRYTLGDIDLGPRALWLMSGILGMSLLLLILFYKELKLATFDAALAATLGFMPTALHYGLMSVVSLTAVGAFNAVGSVLVVALMVAPPAAAYLLTDRLSHMLALSAIFGALAAILGCAAAFVLDTSLAGAMAVVSGLIFGVAWVFAPERGLVAQALRHARQRQEFAQAMLLVHLLHHEATPQARVECHPSHLSEHLRWNAAFTTQILHRAEQHGLLERQRDLIVLTESGRRLAVQTLGGEG from the coding sequence ATGAGTCCGTTGACAGAAATCATTCTCATTGCAATGGTCACTGCGGTCGCCTGCGCTCTGCCCGGCGCCTTTCTGGTCTTGCGTCGGGTGGCGATGATCAGCGACGCCATCACGCACACAGTTCTGTTGGGCATTGTTCTGGCATTCTTTGTTGTGCGCGACACAACCTCGCCACTCCTTGTGATGGCTGCTGCAACCGCAGGTGTGGCGACGGTTGCCCTGATCGAACTTTTGAACCAAACGGGACGGGTACGCGAAGACGCCGCGATTGGGCTGGTTTTCCCGTTTCTGTTCAGTATTGCAGTCATTCTGATCGCACAGTATGCCGGGAATGTTCATCTCGATGTCGATGCCGTGTTGCTTGGCGAACTGGCGTTCGCGCCACTCGACCGATATACCCTGGGGGATATCGATCTGGGACCGCGGGCGCTCTGGTTGATGAGCGGCATTCTGGGCATGTCGCTGCTGTTGCTCATCCTGTTCTACAAAGAGCTGAAACTGGCGACCTTCGATGCGGCGCTGGCGGCAACGCTCGGATTCATGCCCACGGCGCTGCACTACGGGCTAATGAGCGTTGTATCACTGACGGCAGTGGGGGCATTCAACGCCGTCGGTTCGGTGCTGGTCGTCGCGTTGATGGTGGCGCCACCCGCCGCCGCCTATCTGCTTACTGATCGTCTGTCGCACATGCTGGCGTTGAGTGCCATCTTTGGCGCGCTGGCAGCAATCCTGGGATGTGCGGCTGCGTTTGTGCTCGACACATCGCTCGCCGGCGCCATGGCGGTCGTCAGCGGACTGATCTTTGGCGTGGCGTGGGTGTTTGCCCCCGAACGCGGTCTGGTCGCGCAGGCGTTGCGCCATGCCCGCCAGCGCCAGGAATTTGCGCAGGCGATGCTGCTGGTGCACCTGCTCCACCACGAAGCAACGCCACAAGCCAGGGTTGAATGTCATCCATCACATCTCAGCGAACATTTGCGCTGGAATGCGGCATTTACCACACAGATCCTGCATCGCGCGGAACAGCACGGTCTGCTGGAGCGACAGAGGGACCTGATCGTGCTGACGGAGAGCGGAAGGCGTCTCGCAGTGCAGACGCTTGGCGGGGAGGGATGA
- a CDS encoding metal ABC transporter permease produces MFNDLFFDYTLRTVALGSALLGIVSGMIGAFAVLRRQSLLGDAMSHAALPGIVLAFIVTGSKEPMALMIGAAFACWIGAMVVMSIVRTTRLKSDSALGLILATFFGAGLLLLTWVQKWPTAAQAGLDKYLFGQAATLLERDVVAMAVIGLPALLILALCWKECAILAFDPDFASSIGLPVRILDVLLTSLLVVAIIIGLQTVGAVLMSAMIVAPAAAARQWTDRLGVMVALSGIFGATAGVAGALLSSTAARLPTGPMIVVCISGLTLVSLLLAPQRGLVWAWVRNARPVAPS; encoded by the coding sequence ATGTTCAACGATTTGTTCTTCGACTACACTCTCCGCACCGTTGCGCTCGGATCGGCGCTGCTCGGCATCGTGAGCGGCATGATCGGCGCATTCGCCGTGCTGCGTCGGCAGAGTCTGCTTGGCGATGCCATGTCGCATGCGGCGCTGCCCGGCATCGTGCTGGCGTTCATCGTCACCGGCAGCAAAGAGCCAATGGCGCTGATGATCGGCGCAGCCTTCGCCTGCTGGATCGGCGCTATGGTCGTTATGTCGATTGTGCGCACAACGCGCCTCAAGAGCGATAGCGCCCTTGGCTTGATTCTGGCGACCTTTTTCGGCGCCGGTCTGCTGCTGCTGACGTGGGTGCAAAAATGGCCCACCGCAGCGCAGGCGGGTCTCGACAAATATCTCTTCGGTCAGGCAGCAACCCTGCTCGAACGCGATGTCGTCGCAATGGCGGTCATCGGTCTGCCGGCATTGCTGATCCTGGCGTTGTGCTGGAAAGAATGTGCGATCCTGGCGTTCGACCCGGATTTTGCCAGCAGCATTGGGTTGCCGGTGCGCATCCTTGATGTACTGTTGACATCGCTGCTGGTTGTGGCGATCATCATCGGGCTACAGACGGTTGGGGCAGTGCTGATGAGCGCAATGATCGTCGCTCCGGCGGCAGCAGCGCGTCAGTGGACAGATCGGCTTGGCGTGATGGTTGCGCTTTCCGGCATCTTCGGCGCCACTGCCGGTGTTGCCGGAGCGCTGTTGAGCAGCACTGCCGCCCGCCTTCCGACTGGACCGATGATCGTGGTATGTATCAGTGGGCTGACCCTCGTTTCACTCCTGCTGGCGCCGCAACGTGGTCTGGTGTGGGCATGGGTGCGGAATGCCCGACCGGTCGCACCGTCGTGA
- a CDS encoding metal ABC transporter solute-binding protein, Zn/Mn family, which produces MKHFGLLLLMLVLVACASPGAPDGNLSDRPIRVVTTTGIVGDLVQNIGGERVSVISLMGPGVDPHVYKASARDVIRLQDADIIFYNGLHLEAAMGDVLERMQGRVRTVAVTAGIPRESLLPSDKYENLYDPHIWFDVTLWKRAAEHVRDALIDLDPSNASVYRANADNYIRQLDALHTYALEQSATIPAGQRVLITAHDAFRYFGRAYGFEVRGLQGISTATEAGAADVQALAEFIATRHIPAIFVETSVPQRTIEAVQAAVQERGFTVAIGGELFSDALGTPGTSEGTYIGMVRHNIDTIVRALRGAA; this is translated from the coding sequence ATGAAACACTTCGGGTTGCTGCTGCTGATGCTGGTACTGGTTGCGTGTGCATCGCCCGGTGCGCCCGACGGCAATCTGTCCGACCGTCCCATCCGCGTGGTGACAACCACGGGCATAGTTGGCGATCTGGTGCAAAACATCGGCGGCGAGCGCGTCAGCGTGATCAGCCTGATGGGTCCGGGGGTTGATCCACACGTGTACAAAGCGAGCGCCAGGGATGTGATCCGACTCCAGGATGCGGACATTATCTTCTATAACGGGCTGCACCTCGAAGCGGCAATGGGCGACGTGCTCGAACGCATGCAGGGTCGGGTCAGAACAGTCGCGGTGACGGCCGGCATCCCGCGCGAATCGCTGCTACCGTCGGACAAGTATGAAAACCTGTACGATCCGCATATCTGGTTCGATGTGACGCTGTGGAAGCGAGCGGCGGAGCATGTGCGCGACGCGCTGATCGATCTCGATCCTTCCAATGCATCGGTCTATCGCGCGAATGCTGACAATTATATTCGTCAACTCGATGCGTTGCACACCTACGCGCTGGAGCAGTCGGCGACCATTCCCGCCGGGCAACGGGTGCTGATCACTGCGCACGATGCCTTTCGCTACTTTGGTCGTGCCTACGGGTTCGAGGTTCGTGGATTGCAGGGCATCAGCACGGCAACCGAAGCAGGCGCTGCTGATGTACAGGCGCTGGCTGAATTTATTGCAACGCGCCACATTCCGGCAATCTTCGTCGAGACCTCCGTGCCACAACGCACCATCGAGGCGGTGCAGGCAGCAGTGCAGGAGCGAGGTTTTACGGTAGCGATTGGGGGCGAACTCTTCTCCGACGCCCTGGGGACACCCGGAACGTCGGAGGGAACCTACATCGGCATGGTGCGCCACAATATCGACACGATTGTACGCGCATTGCGTGGCGCCGCATGA